From the Photobacterium sp. GJ3 genome, one window contains:
- a CDS encoding BCCT family transporter: MQLLTTHTQRLMLVSAILAGVFILFPSISVYQLAAFTQFVIEQLGNQVIQLSTLALLICAAIVVSPFGKKRLGDEAPEFGFIPWLVMLFTTGMGSGLIFWGIAEPVFHLANPPLQSDGMDPKDTALALTYFHWGVHAWCLYALAGLVMAWVAYEKKRPMRVSASFIGNRNPGWFSLVDLIAVLAILFGIAGVLANTMALVEQGVRQVFQIEGEMTGFRLVMTAVIGVLFTASSALGLKKGIQRLSSLNVWLMLALFTFVFINIDGSAVITRMFSSVAAYVTLLPDVSFGMIEGSETWSQGWTVIYLVWWIAWTPFVGPFIARISRGRTVRQFLICTIMIPTLASILWFSGFAGAVFESDYLPEIMAAVNQDYTQGLFLFFAHLPFSNILSIAALVLLLTFVISSSDSAIYAAGMMTDDTRTSSKISWSVIVVAMSMALVMFNDVDLNKQVAIAGAIPFTFVLIAQGIAAVAEQVRTKPEPLPTPQQE, translated from the coding sequence ATGCAATTATTGACCACTCACACCCAGCGCTTGATGCTGGTATCTGCCATCCTTGCTGGCGTATTTATTCTTTTTCCGTCCATCAGTGTCTATCAACTGGCTGCCTTTACTCAGTTTGTGATCGAACAACTGGGCAATCAGGTGATTCAATTATCCACTCTGGCACTGCTGATTTGTGCAGCCATCGTGGTCAGCCCCTTCGGCAAAAAGCGTTTAGGGGACGAAGCGCCAGAATTTGGATTCATCCCCTGGCTGGTGATGCTGTTTACCACCGGCATGGGCTCGGGTTTAATTTTCTGGGGGATTGCCGAGCCCGTCTTTCATTTAGCCAACCCGCCACTGCAGTCAGACGGGATGGATCCCAAAGATACCGCACTGGCGCTGACCTATTTTCACTGGGGCGTTCATGCCTGGTGCCTGTATGCATTGGCTGGATTAGTCATGGCCTGGGTTGCTTATGAAAAAAAACGGCCCATGCGTGTCAGTGCCTCCTTTATCGGTAACCGGAACCCCGGATGGTTCTCTCTGGTGGACTTGATCGCTGTACTTGCCATTCTGTTCGGCATTGCAGGCGTGCTGGCCAACACCATGGCGTTGGTGGAACAGGGGGTTCGTCAGGTATTCCAGATCGAAGGAGAAATGACCGGATTCAGACTGGTCATGACCGCTGTCATTGGTGTGCTTTTTACAGCGTCCAGCGCTTTAGGATTAAAGAAAGGGATTCAGCGACTCAGCAGCCTGAATGTCTGGCTCATGCTGGCATTGTTCACGTTCGTATTCATCAATATTGACGGCAGCGCCGTGATCACGCGAATGTTTAGCTCGGTTGCTGCCTACGTGACACTGCTGCCGGACGTCTCGTTCGGGATGATTGAAGGCAGTGAAACCTGGAGCCAGGGCTGGACGGTCATTTATCTGGTCTGGTGGATTGCCTGGACGCCTTTTGTCGGACCCTTTATTGCCAGAATCAGCCGGGGCAGAACGGTCCGGCAATTTCTGATCTGTACCATCATGATCCCAACACTGGCATCGATTCTGTGGTTTTCCGGCTTTGCCGGTGCGGTGTTTGAAAGTGATTATCTGCCGGAGATCATGGCAGCGGTGAATCAGGATTACACGCAGGGGCTATTCCTGTTTTTTGCACACCTGCCCTTTAGTAACATCCTGTCGATTGCCGCACTGGTCTTGTTGCTGACTTTCGTCATTTCCAGCTCGGATTCTGCCATTTACGCGGCTGGCATGATGACGGATGACACCCGTACCAGCAGTAAAATCAGCTGGTCTGTGATTGTGGTTGCCATGAGCATGGCATTGGTGATGTTCAACGACGTTGATTTGAATAAACAGGTCGCGATCGCAGGCGCTATCCCCTTCACGTTTGTCCTCATCGCGCAGGGGATTGCAGCGGTCGCAGAGCAGGTGCGAACCAAACCAGAGCCACTCCCGACACCGCAGCAGGAATAA
- a CDS encoding methyl-accepting chemotaxis protein, translated as MKQKIFTKLLVVPFTLCVLMFLMFWNQMSGNQGTLKAMNSIYLDRVIPLQQLKNISDAFAVDIVDAFNKWNIGQISQHELETSVLTAKDDVERIWNQYYSTTLTNEEKNIANQLSVEIRTIKNNLVNRLKEAEKRPETADQISRDVYALIDPLSNHIDTLINIQLNTSEQIYQKSQAQYETDLIQSILLLISACILGFIVAFWIIRKELRVLPEITRAIQKMSNGDFTPNTITTANNELDIISSSLYALQKSIVSIIEASENMLSQLAVNQTQISEVIRNNSINAERELSEVEQVAAAATQLSSTASDVAQNAQSADTTTGSAIQVIVDSTHTLERSDQIAERVGQSIQESATIINELKVHSDNISSVVDVINGISEQTNLLALNAAIEAARAGEQGRGFAVVADEVRALAAKTQQSTIHIQQIISQLQAQSKRADDHMQLNTELVTESQTNTHALSEAFQMISEQVSQISDMNTLVATASEEQSSVTRDISQRLEAISQIVQQNTDNANQTKLANDDISALTQRLRKEMAFFQIHSH; from the coding sequence ATGAAGCAGAAAATTTTCACAAAACTTCTTGTGGTTCCATTTACCTTATGCGTCTTGATGTTCCTGATGTTCTGGAATCAAATGTCTGGAAATCAAGGCACACTCAAAGCAATGAACTCGATTTATTTAGATCGTGTTATACCCCTTCAGCAATTGAAAAACATTTCTGATGCGTTTGCAGTTGATATTGTTGATGCTTTTAATAAGTGGAATATTGGCCAGATATCTCAGCATGAGCTGGAAACCTCGGTCCTGACAGCGAAAGACGACGTTGAGCGAATTTGGAATCAATACTATTCCACAACTTTAACCAACGAAGAAAAAAACATTGCAAATCAGCTTTCTGTAGAAATCAGAACCATCAAAAATAATCTGGTAAATCGACTGAAAGAAGCTGAAAAAAGACCGGAAACAGCCGATCAAATTTCCCGAGATGTTTACGCGTTAATTGACCCCTTGTCTAACCATATCGACACGCTGATCAATATTCAGTTAAACACATCTGAGCAAATCTATCAGAAAAGCCAGGCACAATACGAAACGGATCTCATTCAGTCGATCCTGCTGTTAATCAGTGCCTGTATTCTGGGCTTTATCGTTGCATTTTGGATCATCCGGAAGGAACTACGTGTGTTACCCGAAATCACACGCGCTATCCAGAAAATGTCGAATGGTGATTTTACACCCAACACGATCACCACAGCGAACAATGAACTGGACATTATTTCATCGTCCCTGTACGCATTGCAGAAAAGCATCGTCAGCATCATTGAAGCCTCAGAAAACATGTTGAGTCAGCTGGCCGTGAATCAAACCCAAATCTCTGAAGTGATTCGCAACAACTCCATTAATGCCGAACGTGAACTATCTGAAGTCGAACAAGTTGCCGCCGCAGCCACGCAACTGTCTTCCACCGCATCCGACGTCGCGCAAAATGCTCAATCGGCTGACACAACGACAGGCTCAGCGATTCAGGTGATCGTCGACAGCACCCACACCCTGGAACGTTCCGATCAGATTGCCGAACGTGTGGGTCAGTCTATTCAGGAATCTGCGACCATTATCAACGAACTCAAAGTGCATTCCGATAACATCAGCTCCGTGGTTGATGTGATTAACGGTATTTCTGAGCAAACCAACCTGCTGGCGCTGAATGCGGCCATTGAAGCCGCCAGGGCAGGAGAACAGGGACGCGGATTTGCCGTGGTTGCGGATGAAGTCCGGGCACTGGCTGCCAAAACGCAACAATCAACCATCCACATTCAGCAAATCATCAGCCAATTGCAGGCGCAATCCAAACGGGCCGATGATCACATGCAGCTGAACACGGAGCTGGTGACAGAATCTCAGACGAATACGCACGCCCTGTCGGAAGCATTTCAGATGATCTCAGAACAAGTCTCGCAAATTTCCGACATGAACACTCTGGTTGCCACCGCCTCGGAAGAGCAATCTTCAGTGACCAGAGATATCTCGCAACGGCTGGAAGCCATCAGTCAGATCGTGCAGCAGAATACGGATAACGCGAACCAGACCAAGCTGGCCAATGATGATATTTCGGCCCTGACGCAGCGCCTCAGAAAGGAAATGGCCTTCTTTCAGATCCATTCACACTAA
- a CDS encoding right-handed parallel beta-helix repeat-containing protein has protein sequence MKLIPMLSLPVLFLSVTACTGDSDEKQASNVVESAFVENPDQYADPDTCGTLGVKSVPVLVPDLNQLIEVSDYTALKTALDSGYAYVKVPNGVTIEIPNQPGALSVGASQTLFGERGRAAQPGKLLVLPNSGIDEDRYPVMTLASHARVTGLIIEGPSQVSDTLKSTIAMQSQSDAVGIVVDNNEIFGWPWAGVSLKRSRDSQISHNFIHHNIKSELGYGVVVQNGETTADIRCNIFNHNRHAIAGSGALGEGYTASYNLVMQGGGKDAYHQFDMHEKDGYGGSYVHVYNNWFNYGDFGTANRSSIMIRAIPQQGSIEVTGNVFKSAVEISPGRPTVAGVAGSVPDEAALKENNQFAQVFEFLREEADQCVMKVAGQTIPVHCQSVSL, from the coding sequence ATGAAATTGATTCCGATGCTTTCTCTCCCCGTTTTGTTTCTGTCTGTGACTGCCTGTACGGGGGATTCCGATGAGAAACAAGCCTCAAATGTCGTGGAATCCGCTTTCGTCGAGAATCCTGATCAGTATGCTGATCCTGATACCTGCGGCACGCTAGGGGTGAAATCAGTGCCTGTCCTGGTGCCGGATCTCAATCAGTTGATTGAGGTTTCAGATTACACGGCATTGAAAACGGCACTGGATAGCGGCTACGCCTATGTCAAAGTGCCCAATGGTGTCACGATTGAAATCCCGAATCAGCCGGGTGCTTTGTCGGTTGGTGCATCCCAGACGTTGTTTGGGGAGCGGGGGAGAGCGGCACAACCGGGGAAGTTACTGGTCTTGCCGAATTCTGGCATCGATGAAGACCGATATCCTGTGATGACACTGGCCAGCCATGCGCGCGTGACGGGCTTGATCATTGAAGGTCCAAGTCAGGTGAGTGACACCCTGAAGTCGACAATCGCGATGCAATCGCAAAGTGATGCTGTCGGGATTGTTGTCGATAATAATGAAATTTTTGGCTGGCCCTGGGCAGGGGTGTCGCTGAAGCGTTCAAGGGACAGTCAGATCAGCCATAACTTTATTCACCATAATATTAAAAGTGAACTTGGTTATGGGGTCGTGGTGCAGAACGGTGAGACCACCGCGGACATCCGGTGCAATATTTTTAATCATAACCGACATGCGATCGCCGGTTCTGGCGCATTGGGAGAAGGGTATACGGCATCATACAATCTGGTTATGCAGGGCGGCGGAAAAGACGCCTATCATCAGTTTGATATGCATGAAAAAGATGGCTACGGCGGCAGTTATGTTCATGTTTATAACAACTGGTTTAATTATGGTGATTTCGGGACGGCGAACCGTTCATCCATCATGATCCGGGCCATTCCGCAGCAAGGGTCGATTGAAGTGACTGGGAATGTCTTCAAGTCAGCGGTTGAAATCAGCCCCGGACGACCCACGGTCGCCGGTGTGGCAGGATCTGTGCCGGATGAGGCCGCGCTGAAGGAGAATAATCAGTTCGCTCAGGTCTTTGAGTTCCTGCGTGAAGAAGCTGATCAGTGTGTCATGAAGGTCGCGGGTCAGACAATTCCGGTGCATTGTCAGAGCGTGAGCTTGTAA
- a CDS encoding toxic anion resistance protein: protein MVKTFHSAVQTSKENKPKIKDFASVEREKPKEISIPVAAPQPEKTHRSPGVLFSNQVKSVNGEVDIPADWKHQVDAEKQPDVELSSNDYLKVRTYSEEINLESATAQIEFCNHLSQRFQEIQGELSDYAKLGKVDQLTDMGSSVIDIAKSIDISIFNPRKVTSKIATLMRTKKGKIEFVKHEFDFACDQIDAKIDSVFQDLTSMKSTLTDFEVRMASVQSIYQELELRVLAAKVKLTVFREEISQAQSSQSASDPFAADKVSSQKEALSRWERKITNLQVLRQSLLMTLPQLKLYSSNLVNGFSQLEEIRTHIIQVWKQQFLTAIALHEKSEVSLYYELNDVQEKLFASIMELNKNDV, encoded by the coding sequence ATGGTTAAAACATTTCACAGTGCGGTTCAGACCAGCAAAGAAAATAAGCCGAAGATAAAAGACTTCGCTTCAGTTGAACGTGAGAAACCGAAAGAAATATCGATACCCGTTGCGGCACCACAGCCGGAAAAAACACATCGTTCCCCCGGTGTTCTTTTTTCGAATCAGGTGAAATCTGTGAATGGCGAGGTCGATATTCCGGCAGACTGGAAACATCAGGTTGATGCCGAGAAACAGCCTGATGTTGAGCTGTCGAGTAACGATTATCTGAAAGTCAGAACGTATTCAGAAGAGATCAACCTGGAAAGCGCAACGGCTCAGATTGAGTTCTGCAATCATTTGTCGCAGCGATTTCAGGAGATTCAGGGTGAATTGTCGGACTATGCCAAGCTGGGCAAAGTTGATCAACTGACTGATATGGGATCGTCGGTGATTGATATTGCGAAAAGTATTGATATTTCAATATTCAATCCCAGAAAAGTAACCAGCAAAATCGCAACACTGATGCGAACCAAGAAAGGGAAGATCGAATTTGTGAAGCATGAATTTGATTTTGCCTGTGATCAGATCGACGCAAAAATCGACTCTGTTTTTCAGGATCTGACTTCAATGAAGTCGACCCTAACTGACTTCGAAGTGCGTATGGCGTCTGTTCAGTCCATTTATCAGGAACTGGAATTAAGGGTGCTGGCCGCCAAAGTCAAACTGACCGTATTTCGGGAAGAAATCAGTCAGGCGCAATCGTCTCAATCTGCGTCGGATCCTTTTGCCGCCGATAAAGTGTCGAGCCAGAAAGAAGCCTTGTCGCGTTGGGAACGAAAAATCACGAATCTTCAGGTATTACGTCAGTCTTTGCTGATGACGTTACCGCAACTCAAGCTTTATTCATCGAATCTGGTGAATGGTTTCAGCCAGCTTGAGGAAATCCGTACGCACATTATTCAAGTGTGGAAACAGCAGTTTTTAACTGCCATTGCGCTTCATGAGAAAAGTGAAGTCTCTCTGTATTACGAACTCAACGATGTTCAGGAAAAATTATTCGCCAGTATCATGGAGCTGAATAAAAATGACGTTTAA